A region from the Chanodichthys erythropterus isolate Z2021 chromosome 5, ASM2448905v1, whole genome shotgun sequence genome encodes:
- the tial1 gene encoding nucleolysin TIAR isoform X2 — translation MTSELHLHPLGKSQMLIGLDRSLKANSKELCTLGTQMDARVVKDMTTGKSKGYGFVSFYNKLDAENAIVHMGGQWLGGRQIRTNWATRKPPAPKSVQDNSSKQLRFDEVVNQSSPQNCTVYCGGIQSGLTEHLMRQTFSPFGQIMEIRVFPEKGYSFIRFSSHESAAHAIVSVNGTTIEGHVVKCYWGKESPDMAKNVQPMEYGQWGHWNQMYGNPQQYGQYMTNGWQVPSYGMYGQTWNQQGFGVEQSQSPAWVGGFGTQPSQAQPGPVMNQANFGMAGYQTQ, via the exons ATGACATCAGAGCTGCATTTGCACCCTTTGGGAAAATCTC AAATGCTCATAGGATTGGACAGGAGCTTGAAGGCTAACAGCAAGGAACTGTGCACTCTGGGAACTCAgat GGATGCACGAGTGGTGAAGGATATGACAACAGGGAAATCAAAGGGGTATGGATTTGTGTCCTTCTATAACAAACTG GATGCTGAGAATGCTATAGTACACATGGGGGGTCAGTGGCTTGGTGGACGGCAAATCCGGACTAACTGGGCAACTCGGAAACCACCCGCCCCCAAGAGTGTGCAAGATA ACAGCTCCAAGCAGCTGAGGTTTGATGAGGTGGTAAACCAGTCGAGTCCTCAGAACTGCACAGTGTACTGCGGTGGCATTCAGTCAGGTCTCACAG AACACCTTATGCGACAGACGTTTTCTCCTTTCGGACAGATAATGGAGATCAGAGTTTTTCCGGAGAAGGGTTATTCTTTTATCAG GTTCTCCTCTCATGAAAGTGCTGCTCATGCCATCGTCTCAGTGAATGGTACAACCATTGAAGGTCATGTTGTGAAGTGCTACTGGGGCAAAGAATCACCTGACATGGCCAAAAATGTCCAACCC ATGGAGTATGGTCAGTGGGGACATTGGAATCAAATGTACGGCAATCCTCAACAATATGGTCAGTACATGACGAATGGCTGGCAAGTACCGTCATATGGAATGTACGGACAAACATGGAATCAGCAAGGATTTGGTGTAGA ACAATCACAGTCTCCTGCCTGGGTGGGAGGCTTTGGGACGCAACCCTCTCAGGCTCAGCCTGGCCCAGTGATGAACCAGGCTAACTTTGGCATGGCCGGGTACCAGACACAGTAA
- the tial1 gene encoding nucleolysin TIAR isoform X1 encodes MEDESHPKTLYVGNLSRDVTENLILQLFTQIGPCKSCKMITEQSDSSRKVNSSIGFSVLQHTSNDPYCFVEFFEHRDAAAALAAMNGRKILGKEVKVNWATTPSSQKKDTSNHFHVFVGDLSPEITTDDIRAAFAPFGKISDARVVKDMTTGKSKGYGFVSFYNKLDAENAIVHMGGQWLGGRQIRTNWATRKPPAPKSVQDNSSKQLRFDEVVNQSSPQNCTVYCGGIQSGLTEHLMRQTFSPFGQIMEIRVFPEKGYSFIRFSSHESAAHAIVSVNGTTIEGHVVKCYWGKESPDMAKNVQPMEYGQWGHWNQMYGNPQQYGQYMTNGWQVPSYGMYGQTWNQQGFGVEQSQSPAWVGGFGTQPSQAQPGPVMNQANFGMAGYQTQ; translated from the exons ATGGAAGACGAGAGCCACCCAAAAACCCT CTACGTGGGGAATCTTTCAAGAGATGTAACGGAGAACTTGATCCTTCAGTTATTTACTCAGATTGGGCCATGTAAAAGTTGTAAAATGATAACCGAG CAATCCGATAGCAGCAGGAAGGTGAACTCTTCTATTGGATTTTCTGTTTTGCAGCATACAAGCAATGATCCGTATTGCTTTGTGGAGTTCTTTGAACACCGAGACGCTGCAGCTGCTTTAGCCGCCATGAATGGAAGGAAGATTTTGGGAAAG GAAGTCAAGGTAAATTGGGCGACTACTCCTAGCAGTCAGAAGAAAGACACATCTA atcactttcatgtttttgtggGAGATTTGAGCCCTGAGATCACAACTGATGACATCAGAGCTGCATTTGCACCCTTTGGGAAAATCTC GGATGCACGAGTGGTGAAGGATATGACAACAGGGAAATCAAAGGGGTATGGATTTGTGTCCTTCTATAACAAACTG GATGCTGAGAATGCTATAGTACACATGGGGGGTCAGTGGCTTGGTGGACGGCAAATCCGGACTAACTGGGCAACTCGGAAACCACCCGCCCCCAAGAGTGTGCAAGATA ACAGCTCCAAGCAGCTGAGGTTTGATGAGGTGGTAAACCAGTCGAGTCCTCAGAACTGCACAGTGTACTGCGGTGGCATTCAGTCAGGTCTCACAG AACACCTTATGCGACAGACGTTTTCTCCTTTCGGACAGATAATGGAGATCAGAGTTTTTCCGGAGAAGGGTTATTCTTTTATCAG GTTCTCCTCTCATGAAAGTGCTGCTCATGCCATCGTCTCAGTGAATGGTACAACCATTGAAGGTCATGTTGTGAAGTGCTACTGGGGCAAAGAATCACCTGACATGGCCAAAAATGTCCAACCC ATGGAGTATGGTCAGTGGGGACATTGGAATCAAATGTACGGCAATCCTCAACAATATGGTCAGTACATGACGAATGGCTGGCAAGTACCGTCATATGGAATGTACGGACAAACATGGAATCAGCAAGGATTTGGTGTAGA ACAATCACAGTCTCCTGCCTGGGTGGGAGGCTTTGGGACGCAACCCTCTCAGGCTCAGCCTGGCCCAGTGATGAACCAGGCTAACTTTGGCATGGCCGGGTACCAGACACAGTAA
- the tial1 gene encoding nucleolysin TIAR isoform X3 — MLIGLDRSLKANSKELCTLGTQMDARVVKDMTTGKSKGYGFVSFYNKLDAENAIVHMGGQWLGGRQIRTNWATRKPPAPKSVQDNSSKQLRFDEVVNQSSPQNCTVYCGGIQSGLTEHLMRQTFSPFGQIMEIRVFPEKGYSFIRFSSHESAAHAIVSVNGTTIEGHVVKCYWGKESPDMAKNVQPMEYGQWGHWNQMYGNPQQYGQYMTNGWQVPSYGMYGQTWNQQGFGVEQSQSPAWVGGFGTQPSQAQPGPVMNQANFGMAGYQTQ, encoded by the exons ATGCTCATAGGATTGGACAGGAGCTTGAAGGCTAACAGCAAGGAACTGTGCACTCTGGGAACTCAgat GGATGCACGAGTGGTGAAGGATATGACAACAGGGAAATCAAAGGGGTATGGATTTGTGTCCTTCTATAACAAACTG GATGCTGAGAATGCTATAGTACACATGGGGGGTCAGTGGCTTGGTGGACGGCAAATCCGGACTAACTGGGCAACTCGGAAACCACCCGCCCCCAAGAGTGTGCAAGATA ACAGCTCCAAGCAGCTGAGGTTTGATGAGGTGGTAAACCAGTCGAGTCCTCAGAACTGCACAGTGTACTGCGGTGGCATTCAGTCAGGTCTCACAG AACACCTTATGCGACAGACGTTTTCTCCTTTCGGACAGATAATGGAGATCAGAGTTTTTCCGGAGAAGGGTTATTCTTTTATCAG GTTCTCCTCTCATGAAAGTGCTGCTCATGCCATCGTCTCAGTGAATGGTACAACCATTGAAGGTCATGTTGTGAAGTGCTACTGGGGCAAAGAATCACCTGACATGGCCAAAAATGTCCAACCC ATGGAGTATGGTCAGTGGGGACATTGGAATCAAATGTACGGCAATCCTCAACAATATGGTCAGTACATGACGAATGGCTGGCAAGTACCGTCATATGGAATGTACGGACAAACATGGAATCAGCAAGGATTTGGTGTAGA ACAATCACAGTCTCCTGCCTGGGTGGGAGGCTTTGGGACGCAACCCTCTCAGGCTCAGCCTGGCCCAGTGATGAACCAGGCTAACTTTGGCATGGCCGGGTACCAGACACAGTAA
- the tial1 gene encoding nucleolysin TIAR isoform X4, whose protein sequence is MDARVVKDMTTGKSKGYGFVSFYNKLDAENAIVHMGGQWLGGRQIRTNWATRKPPAPKSVQDNSSKQLRFDEVVNQSSPQNCTVYCGGIQSGLTEHLMRQTFSPFGQIMEIRVFPEKGYSFIRFSSHESAAHAIVSVNGTTIEGHVVKCYWGKESPDMAKNVQPMEYGQWGHWNQMYGNPQQYGQYMTNGWQVPSYGMYGQTWNQQGFGVEQSQSPAWVGGFGTQPSQAQPGPVMNQANFGMAGYQTQ, encoded by the exons AT GGATGCACGAGTGGTGAAGGATATGACAACAGGGAAATCAAAGGGGTATGGATTTGTGTCCTTCTATAACAAACTG GATGCTGAGAATGCTATAGTACACATGGGGGGTCAGTGGCTTGGTGGACGGCAAATCCGGACTAACTGGGCAACTCGGAAACCACCCGCCCCCAAGAGTGTGCAAGATA ACAGCTCCAAGCAGCTGAGGTTTGATGAGGTGGTAAACCAGTCGAGTCCTCAGAACTGCACAGTGTACTGCGGTGGCATTCAGTCAGGTCTCACAG AACACCTTATGCGACAGACGTTTTCTCCTTTCGGACAGATAATGGAGATCAGAGTTTTTCCGGAGAAGGGTTATTCTTTTATCAG GTTCTCCTCTCATGAAAGTGCTGCTCATGCCATCGTCTCAGTGAATGGTACAACCATTGAAGGTCATGTTGTGAAGTGCTACTGGGGCAAAGAATCACCTGACATGGCCAAAAATGTCCAACCC ATGGAGTATGGTCAGTGGGGACATTGGAATCAAATGTACGGCAATCCTCAACAATATGGTCAGTACATGACGAATGGCTGGCAAGTACCGTCATATGGAATGTACGGACAAACATGGAATCAGCAAGGATTTGGTGTAGA ACAATCACAGTCTCCTGCCTGGGTGGGAGGCTTTGGGACGCAACCCTCTCAGGCTCAGCCTGGCCCAGTGATGAACCAGGCTAACTTTGGCATGGCCGGGTACCAGACACAGTAA